In the Arthrobacter sp. 31Y genome, one interval contains:
- a CDS encoding MaoC family dehydratase has translation MTRVVEQRGLYFDELEEGVIYAHKPGRTVTETDNVLFTTMTMNTQALHLDAAWSSGQPFGQRLMNSMFTLSTMVGQSVTQLTQGTIIAQLGLTDVTFPHPLYHGDTLYTETVITGKRLSSSRPGQGVVTMQHTGHNQDGTVVALATRTCLMWTKEAHAAQS, from the coding sequence ATGACGCGGGTTGTGGAGCAGCGCGGACTCTATTTCGATGAGCTCGAAGAGGGCGTGATTTACGCGCACAAGCCTGGCCGCACCGTCACGGAGACGGATAATGTCCTCTTCACCACCATGACCATGAACACCCAGGCGCTGCATCTGGACGCGGCCTGGAGTTCCGGGCAGCCATTCGGGCAGCGGCTCATGAATTCAATGTTCACCTTGTCCACCATGGTGGGGCAGTCCGTGACGCAGCTGACGCAGGGCACCATCATCGCGCAGTTGGGCCTGACGGATGTCACTTTTCCGCACCCGCTCTATCACGGCGATACCCTGTACACGGAAACAGTGATCACGGGTAAACGGCTGTCGTCTTCGCGGCCCGGCCAAGGCGTGGTGACCATGCAGCACACCGGCCACAACCAGGACGGGACAGTGGTGGCCTTGGCAACCCGGACCTGCCTGATGTGGACCAAGGAAGCGCACGCCGCGCAATCCTGA